From the genome of Uranotaenia lowii strain MFRU-FL chromosome 1, ASM2978415v1, whole genome shotgun sequence, one region includes:
- the LOC129738204 gene encoding uncharacterized protein LOC129738204: MAKNVQLKLLQKRERQIVLLMDSVDRFVQNYEPDRDECQIASRLEALEPVFDEFHEVRSKIEMIVYESEEKKAKELYGDAKDEAEAQREEENDMLLLSFEDRFFQLKGALSKLQQKRKQAPNDDNSFDHQAHASFGSRVKLPEIRLPSFSGKLREWVSFRDSFQSLIHNNDQLAPMEKFSYLRSSLSGEALEEVLSIELSDVNYAVAWEILTERYENKKLIVKAYLDALFTLEPIKKEVYESINHLITEFEKNLMMLQKVGEDTDGWSTILAHMLYSRLDSVTLRSWETQHNCKEVPKYEDMRKFLRSYCSVLQSVAPAKEPRLNVADHHQPRAQSASYTTFKSSNQCPFCNETWHSPFHCQRFLRLKISERVEAANRSRVCRNCLQPGHFATNCTRSSCRLCQQKHHTMLHATRSSVPNPLNPRLSQLSNAQPIQESTHINPQQAYQQQRQQTMPIVTESHTQPLNATHNSPNTTTQINSPMPSTSQSYVALPIKPTSNTLLPTALIKIKDRYGNALIARALLDSCSQHCLMTEEFSRKLKLEETPTFLSVQGIGSSESVSTKTIRSEVCSRSLKISGFRETIQFFVLPKLKLKIPTTSFDPSPMSIPDSSLLADPHFQESKQIDVIIGAEYYTDLLRNERRKVAKNGPTLQNSVFGWIVSGRVVESPQKVSHTPVCSSSTYRSCSHGYRSWKHVTSRPHAELKNPQSEMKKNGRTSIPSVNPQPGGQSKRFLTPHTTWATGSDEPRSQADRCSQVHTSANDHVLTPFRSHRTATAYHRADSKNVEPFWSAISLQPDRSIIGHREANHNQLSGA, encoded by the exons ATGGCAAAAAACGTTCAGTTGAAGTTGCTACAAAAGAGAGAGAGGCAAATAGTGCTGCTCATGGACAGTGTTGACCGATTCGTGCAGAATTATGAACCAGATCGTGATGAGTGTCAGATTGCTTCAAGGCTCGAAGCCTTGGAGCCTGTGTTTGATGAATTCCACGAAGTGCGCAGTAAAATAGAAATGATTGTGTATGAAAGCGAAGAGAAGAAGGCCAAGGAGCTCTACGGCGACGCCAAGGATGAAGCTGAAGCCCAACGTGAGGAAGAAAACGACATGCTGCTGCTGAGTTTTGAGGACCGTTTCTTCCAGCTGAAGGGTGCGCTATCGAAACTTCAACAAAAACGTAAACAAGCTCCAAACGACGACAATTCCTTCGATCATCAAGCCCATGCCTCCTTTGGGTCAAGAGTTAAGCTGCCAGAAATCCGATTGCCCAGTTTTAGTGGAAAGCTTCGCGAATGGGTCTCATTCCGCGACAGTTTTCAAAGTTTGATCCACAACAACGATCAACTTGCACCCATGGAGAAGTTTTCATACCTCAGGTCATCGTTGAGCGGCGAAGCACTTGAAGAAGTCCTCTCTATCGAACTGTCAGACGTCAATTACGCTGTCGCCTGGGAGATTCTAACAGAACGGTACGAGAACAAGAAGCTTATAGTGAAGGCGTACCTAGACGCACTGTTTACACTAGAACCGATTAAGAAAGAAGTGTACGAGAGCATCAATCATCTCATCACGGAGTTTGAAAAGAATCTGATGATGTTGCAGAAGGTCGGCGAAGACACTGATGGTTGGAGCACCATTCTAGCGCACATGCTCTACTCGCGACTGGACTCTGTCACTTTAAGAAGCTGGGAAACACAACACAACTGCAAAGAAGTACCCAAATACGAGGATATGAGGAAGTTTCTGCGCAGCTACTGTTCCGTCCTGCAGTCAGTTGCTCCCGCTAAAGAACCCCGATTGAATGTCGCAGATCATCATCAGCCCAGAGCCCAATCAGCAAGCTACACAACGTTTAAGTCCTCAAACCAGTGTCCATTCTGCAATGAAACATGGCACTCACCATTTCACTGCCAGAGATTCCTTCGATTGAAGATATCTGAACGTGTTGAAGCCGCCAATCGAAGTCGAGTCTGCAGAAATTGCCTGCAGCCAGGTCATTTTGCGACGAACTGCACTCGTAGCAGTTGTCGGTTGTGTCAACAGAAGCATCACACTATGTTGCATGCTACGCGATCCTCCGTTCCAAATCCGTTAAATCCAAGACTCAGTCAACTGTCAAACGCACAACCTATTCAAGAAAGCACCCATATTAATCCACAGCAAGCCTATCAACAGCAAAGACAACAAACCATGCCAATAGTTACGGAATCACACACTCAACCACTAAATGCAACACACAATTCACCAAACACAACCACACAAATCAATTCACCTATGCCAAGCACAAGCCAAAGTTATGTAGCACTACCTATCAAGCCTACATCAAATACTCTGCTTCCTACCGCTCTCATCAAGATCAAAGACCGCTACGGTAACGCTCTGATAGCCAGAGCCCTGTTGGACTCTTGTTCGCAACATTGTCTGATGACAGAAGAGTTTTCGAGAAAGTTGAAGCTCGAAGAAACACCCACGTTTTTGTCAGTCCAGGGTATTGGGTCGTCTGAGTCAGTGTCAACGAAAACCATACGTTCTGAAGTCTGTTCACGTTCGCTAAAAATCTCGGGTTTCAGAGAAACCATACAGTTCTTCGTTTTGCCAAAACTTAAGCTAAAAATACCCACAACATCGTTTGATCCTTCGCCCATGTCGATTCCCGATTCCTCTTTGCTAGCTGACCCTCACTTCCAAGAGTCAAAGCAGATCGATGTCATCATTGGCGCCGAGTACTACACAGATTTGTTGAGGAATGAACGAAGAAAGGTCGCGAAGAATGGTCCCACGCTTCAGAACTCTGTTTTTGGTTGGATTGTGTCAGGTCGAGTGGTCGAATCCCCGCAAAAAGTTTCCCATACCCCAGTCTGTTCTTCAAGCACCTACAGAAGCTGCTCACATGGCTATAGGAGCTGGAAACATGTCACGTCGAGACCACACGCTGAATTGAAGAACCCACAGTCAGAAATGAAGAAGAACG GCCGAACGTCCATCCCTTCCGTCAATCCACAGCCAGGCGGCCAATCCAAACGGTTCTTAACACCACACACGACTTGGGCAACCGGGTCTGATGAACCTCGAAGTCAAGCGGATCGATGCTCCCAGGTCCATACATCGGCAAACGATCATGTGCTTACCCCATTCCGGTCGCACAGAACAGCAACAGCATACCACCGGGCAGATTCGAAGAATGTCGAGCCTTTCTGGTCCGCCATCAGCCTCCAGCCAGACAGATCCATCATAGGTCATCGTGAAGCCAACCACAACCAACTTTCTGGCGCCTAG